The Chryseobacterium nakagawai genome has a segment encoding these proteins:
- a CDS encoding mannan-binding lectin: MSTFKTNIIAGPLWSNDEAQKLGPRIAAAHLGKFTGQWTTIVEGQMSVIEVELNTEPTGSTEYTLNVLAGPIWSDEDAKAICPAICASYGGTWNGQWTTVVEGKMSVCSCVFKF, encoded by the coding sequence ATGTCAACATTCAAAACCAACATTATCGCAGGGCCGCTTTGGAGCAATGACGAAGCACAAAAATTAGGACCACGTATTGCTGCGGCACACCTAGGAAAGTTTACCGGACAATGGACTACCATTGTAGAAGGGCAAATGAGCGTCATAGAAGTTGAACTAAATACGGAACCAACAGGCAGTACAGAATATACTTTAAATGTATTAGCCGGTCCTATTTGGAGCGACGAAGATGCTAAGGCAATTTGTCCTGCTATCTGTGCATCGTATGGCGGTACATGGAACGGACAATGGACAACGGTTGTAGAAGGCAAAATGAGCGTTTGCAGCTGTGTATTTAAATTCTAG
- a CDS encoding SpoIIAA family protein encodes MITIIPEAPDNVAAFNATGEVTKEDFEKLVIPRVKEKVDEFGELNYLLYLDTDLDKFTMGAWLEDLLLGLKNLAKWNRAAIVTDKEGVQDFTEIFSVLMPGEFKSFPKENLYNALYWCKNGNEVEV; translated from the coding sequence ATGATAACAATTATTCCAGAAGCTCCTGATAATGTTGCAGCATTCAATGCAACCGGAGAAGTGACGAAAGAAGATTTTGAAAAACTGGTAATTCCGCGTGTGAAAGAGAAAGTAGACGAATTTGGTGAGCTGAATTACTTACTGTATTTGGATACCGATCTGGATAAATTTACCATGGGAGCATGGCTTGAGGATCTATTGCTGGGATTAAAAAACCTTGCAAAATGGAATCGGGCAGCCATTGTTACAGACAAAGAAGGCGTACAGGACTTTACTGAAATTTTCAGCGTTCTGATGCCGGGAGAGTTTAAATCTTTCCCAAAAGAAAATTTATACAATGCACTTTACTGGTGCAAAAATGGAAATGAGGTTGAAGTTTAA
- a CDS encoding NAD(P)/FAD-dependent oxidoreductase, with the protein MDLKSNEPFWLLKNGLVATYPSLKSDENCDVLIIGGGITGSLIAHQMIKDGYETILIDKRELCNGSTSATTSMLQYEIDVPLYELIEKIGEKGAVASYKACSDAIDSIEALTGKIRSGAGFKRKKSLYFASKKKDVEWLKKEYEAREKAGFEVKWLQADEVLEKFGFENTYGGILSKQGASIDAFLFAHELFQYNVRKGLKIFDKTEMIKVEYHKGFNLAKTNSGFQIKAKKIIYCIGYESKTLLKENFVNLKSTYAVVSEVDKDKFKNITSTLVWNTDEPYLYMRTTDDGRLLIGGGDEDFYDAEKRDAILNKKEKEILKSLKKIKSDYHFYPDFVWAGTFGETKDGLPYIGEHQKFRNSYFVLGFGGNGITFSAAGMEMASLFMKNKKHPLSEYFRFGR; encoded by the coding sequence ATGGATCTCAAATCAAATGAACCTTTTTGGCTATTAAAGAATGGTCTGGTTGCTACTTATCCTTCTTTAAAATCGGATGAAAACTGTGATGTTTTAATTATAGGAGGTGGAATTACAGGAAGCCTTATTGCCCATCAAATGATAAAGGATGGGTATGAAACTATTCTCATAGATAAGCGTGAGTTGTGTAATGGGAGCACTTCTGCCACCACTTCAATGCTGCAATATGAAATAGATGTTCCTCTTTATGAATTAATAGAAAAAATAGGAGAAAAAGGGGCTGTTGCAAGCTATAAAGCATGTTCAGATGCTATTGATAGTATTGAAGCACTTACCGGAAAAATACGGTCTGGTGCTGGGTTTAAACGTAAAAAATCACTATACTTTGCTTCCAAAAAGAAAGATGTCGAATGGTTAAAGAAAGAATATGAAGCCAGAGAAAAAGCAGGATTTGAAGTGAAATGGCTACAAGCAGATGAGGTGCTGGAGAAATTTGGATTTGAAAATACTTATGGAGGTATCCTGTCAAAGCAGGGAGCCAGCATTGATGCCTTTCTGTTTGCCCATGAATTATTTCAATATAATGTAAGGAAAGGATTGAAAATCTTTGACAAAACTGAAATGATAAAAGTAGAATATCACAAAGGTTTTAATCTTGCTAAAACAAACAGTGGTTTTCAGATAAAAGCGAAAAAAATAATCTACTGTATCGGGTATGAAAGCAAAACTTTATTGAAAGAGAATTTCGTTAATTTGAAAAGTACGTATGCAGTGGTGTCCGAAGTGGATAAAGACAAATTTAAAAATATTACGAGTACATTGGTTTGGAATACCGATGAACCTTATCTCTATATGCGGACTACTGATGATGGAAGGCTCTTGATAGGCGGTGGAGATGAAGATTTTTATGATGCCGAAAAACGGGATGCCATTCTCAATAAAAAAGAAAAGGAAATTTTAAAAAGTTTAAAGAAAATAAAATCGGATTATCACTTCTATCCTGATTTTGTATGGGCCGGGACTTTTGGGGAAACAAAAGATGGGCTTCCCTATATTGGAGAGCACCAAAAGTTCAGAAACTCTTATTTTGTGTTGGGTTTTGGAGGAAACGGAATTACTTTTTCAGCAGCAGGCATGGAAATGGCTTCTTTATTTATGAAAAATAAAAAGCATCCGTTATCCGAATATTTTAGATTTGGAAGATAG
- a CDS encoding VWA domain-containing protein, with the protein MTTLKILAIAAAFLNSGATAPLSCSKSDPENRSLIVQNASVPTVNTISKDNKIQVALLLDTSNSMDGLIDQAKSRLWNIVNTLTTLKYNGQALQVEIALYEYGNDGIRDENYIRQVTPLTQDLDLVSEKLFALRTNGGSEYCGAVIRDAAANLNWDGNEKSMKLIYIAGNEPFNQGRIDYKEVISKAKSKNIYTNTIFCGSREEGIRDYWQNGATTGGGKYFNIDSDKKVIYIKTPYDIRISECNTKLNDTYMYYGNRGSEYKQKQITQDKNAEVQSVSNLVERTVSKSKKNAYKNEHWDLVDKAEKDDNFIANMKASEVPEELKGKSKDEIKKAVVIKSAEREKIQREIDDLSKKRQTYIDDEMKKRGTDDSDDLGKAIESSIQELAKKNGYTL; encoded by the coding sequence ATGACAACTTTAAAAATCTTAGCCATTGCAGCAGCTTTTTTAAACTCCGGGGCAACAGCACCCCTTAGCTGCTCGAAAAGTGATCCGGAAAACAGAAGCTTAATTGTACAAAATGCTTCTGTACCCACGGTAAATACGATATCAAAGGACAATAAAATCCAGGTAGCCCTTTTACTTGATACTTCCAACAGTATGGATGGGTTGATTGACCAGGCAAAATCCAGGCTCTGGAACATCGTTAATACGTTAACCACTCTAAAATACAACGGACAGGCTCTACAAGTTGAAATTGCTCTTTATGAATATGGGAATGATGGCATTCGTGATGAAAACTATATCCGTCAGGTAACTCCTCTTACCCAGGACCTTGATCTGGTTTCCGAAAAATTATTTGCTTTAAGAACCAATGGCGGAAGTGAATATTGTGGTGCTGTAATTCGGGATGCCGCAGCCAATCTGAACTGGGATGGCAACGAGAAAAGTATGAAACTGATTTATATTGCAGGGAACGAGCCGTTCAATCAGGGAAGGATTGATTATAAAGAAGTGATCTCAAAAGCAAAAAGTAAAAACATCTATACCAATACCATTTTCTGTGGAAGCCGGGAAGAAGGAATTCGAGACTACTGGCAAAACGGAGCAACAACGGGAGGTGGAAAATATTTTAATATCGACAGTGATAAAAAGGTTATTTATATTAAAACGCCTTATGACATCAGAATTTCCGAATGCAATACCAAATTGAATGACACCTATATGTATTATGGAAACCGCGGTTCTGAATATAAACAAAAACAAATTACACAGGATAAAAATGCAGAAGTACAATCCGTTTCCAATCTGGTAGAAAGAACCGTTTCCAAGTCTAAAAAGAACGCTTACAAAAATGAACATTGGGACTTGGTAGATAAAGCTGAAAAAGATGACAACTTTATTGCCAATATGAAAGCAAGTGAAGTGCCGGAGGAACTAAAGGGAAAAAGCAAAGACGAAATAAAAAAAGCAGTGGTCATAAAATCGGCAGAGCGTGAAAAGATTCAAAGAGAAATTGACGATCTTTCTAAAAAACGTCAGACCTATATTGATGATGAAATGAAAAAAAGAGGCACTGATGATTCTGATGATCTTGGAAAAGCCATTGAAAGTTCTATACAGGAGCTGGCCAAAAAGAATGGATATACCTTGTAG
- a CDS encoding DUF4139 domain-containing protein produces the protein MKRYLLITLFSVVLFKAQEIKKEIEVKQATVFLQGAKVFGSTNINLQKGHNKVRIINLPNNLDENTYKINLEKNTTLLSITPQSNFLKEDQLSDGEKKLNDERKKLQRQASLLTIQVKNLTGEQNIINDNLKVSANDKSTPQEQLIKLTEFYRKRMLEIDNQVFLLNEQKSILDESIAKLNKQSDEEQTHKNTNRKELLLEILADNDTNLNLGLSYIVSDAGWIPSYDLRAQSVKKPLEMVYKGKIYQKTGQDWNNIKLFVSTYRPSYNQNRPILSPLYVAEYTIPNPILEVADYKSKKESTLMNVYQMRQEIAAKPSQIPIASVSDNQMNVIYELNYNQTILSQEKEQYVILDKKQIDATYKYHTVPKLNNQVFLMAFVKNWQNLNLINGEANIYFEDNYIGKTNITSHYVKDEFPISLGVDERITVKRIKLKDKASQKPMNSNKWETETYQISIRNNTKESIELEVLDQLPISENSKISVKAIETGGGSLDEKTGSILWNKNISSGGSDKINFSYEVKYPKDMHIQYYSR, from the coding sequence ATGAAACGCTATCTTTTAATCACACTATTTTCAGTGGTTCTCTTTAAGGCCCAGGAAATTAAAAAGGAAATTGAAGTAAAGCAGGCTACCGTATTCCTTCAGGGAGCAAAAGTCTTCGGAAGTACCAATATTAATCTTCAGAAAGGACATAATAAGGTAAGAATTATCAATCTTCCCAATAATTTGGATGAAAACACCTATAAAATCAATCTGGAAAAAAATACGACTCTCCTATCCATCACTCCACAAAGTAATTTTTTGAAAGAAGATCAGCTTTCTGATGGTGAGAAAAAACTGAATGATGAAAGAAAAAAACTTCAAAGACAGGCAAGTCTGCTCACTATCCAGGTTAAAAATCTTACGGGAGAACAGAATATTATCAATGATAATTTAAAAGTATCAGCCAATGATAAATCCACTCCTCAGGAGCAGCTTATTAAGCTTACTGAGTTTTATAGAAAAAGGATGCTGGAAATTGATAATCAGGTCTTTTTACTGAATGAGCAGAAAAGTATACTAGACGAAAGTATTGCAAAGCTTAATAAACAATCGGATGAGGAACAAACCCATAAAAATACCAACCGAAAAGAGCTCCTGCTTGAAATTCTTGCTGATAATGATACCAACCTGAATCTGGGGCTCAGCTATATTGTTTCTGATGCAGGCTGGATTCCGTCTTACGATCTGCGCGCTCAGTCTGTAAAGAAACCTCTTGAAATGGTTTACAAAGGAAAGATCTATCAAAAAACCGGGCAGGATTGGAACAACATAAAATTGTTTGTCTCTACTTACAGACCGTCATACAATCAGAACCGTCCTATCCTTTCTCCATTGTATGTTGCGGAATATACAATTCCTAATCCAATACTTGAAGTTGCCGATTACAAATCTAAAAAAGAGTCTACACTGATGAATGTTTATCAAATGAGACAGGAAATCGCTGCAAAACCAAGTCAGATTCCAATTGCTTCTGTTTCCGATAATCAAATGAATGTGATCTATGAACTGAATTATAATCAAACCATTTTAAGTCAGGAAAAAGAACAGTATGTGATTCTGGATAAAAAACAAATTGATGCTACTTACAAGTACCATACAGTTCCAAAACTTAACAATCAGGTCTTCCTGATGGCTTTCGTAAAAAACTGGCAAAACCTCAACCTTATTAATGGCGAAGCTAATATCTATTTTGAGGACAATTATATCGGAAAAACCAATATTACCAGCCATTATGTAAAAGATGAGTTCCCGATTTCTCTTGGAGTAGATGAAAGAATCACGGTAAAAAGAATCAAACTGAAAGATAAAGCTTCTCAAAAGCCCATGAACTCGAACAAATGGGAAACTGAAACCTACCAGATCAGCATCAGAAATAATACCAAAGAAAGTATTGAACTGGAAGTACTGGATCAGCTTCCTATCAGTGAAAATTCTAAAATATCAGTGAAAGCTATAGAAACTGGAGGCGGAAGCCTTGATGAAAAAACAGGAAGCATTCTTTGGAACAAAAATATAAGTTCCGGAGGTTCTGATAAGATCAATTTCTCTTATGAAGTTAAGTATCCGAAAGATATGCACATCCAATATTACAGTAGATAA
- a CDS encoding SIMPL domain-containing protein: MKLKHFLLIGILTLGSFVNAQEVKKNAIEVTGVAEMEVEPDEVFFSLGIKGDTKNDLADNEKKMFDILKNAGIRNEDIKFKSTYQNIYAKNGKFTKNYEFKANAKANLSKVFEDLNQKWVSSLNISEVKNTKIADFRKTVKINALKAAKEKADYLLESMGKKVGNVLEITEIEDYTSDTVMPVAYKSRMSNVQMEMADASLDLSFDNIENIKLKYSIKTRYEIL, encoded by the coding sequence ATGAAATTAAAACATTTTTTATTAATCGGGATTTTAACGCTGGGAAGTTTTGTAAACGCTCAGGAAGTAAAGAAAAACGCAATTGAAGTAACTGGTGTTGCAGAAATGGAAGTAGAACCGGATGAAGTATTCTTTAGCCTTGGAATAAAAGGAGATACCAAAAACGATCTGGCAGACAATGAAAAGAAGATGTTTGACATCTTAAAGAATGCAGGAATAAGAAACGAGGATATCAAATTTAAGTCAACGTATCAGAACATTTACGCAAAAAACGGAAAATTTACTAAGAACTATGAGTTTAAAGCGAATGCAAAAGCAAACCTTAGTAAAGTATTTGAAGACCTGAATCAAAAATGGGTAAGCAGCCTGAACATTTCAGAAGTAAAGAATACCAAAATTGCAGATTTCAGAAAGACAGTAAAGATCAATGCTTTAAAAGCAGCGAAAGAAAAGGCAGATTATCTATTAGAAAGTATGGGTAAAAAGGTGGGGAATGTTCTTGAAATTACAGAAATAGAGGACTATACCAGCGACACTGTAATGCCTGTTGCTTACAAAAGCAGAATGAGTAATGTACAGATGGAAATGGCAGATGCTTCTTTAGACCTTTCTTTTGACAATATTGAAAACATCAAACTGAAATACAGTATCAAAACAAGATACGAAATCCTTTAA
- a CDS encoding tetratricopeptide repeat-containing sensor histidine kinase, producing the protein MKLVFNILFISMFAVGNVLMAQDSTKVSQVLKSAAKLKKAVDKNDDKGAADVYVNMGSDYYNQGNYAKSEEYFTKAKALYQKLNDKKNLESVTRKLAQSQEKQNKITPALSNYSMAAQMSYSEKSKAVNANDVARLSSPTPELRAEAIQSNINISKKENEQANVAEGYSQLADVNIQQKDLYKAEENLNNAYKISKREAPQQALAINQKLADLYVENKNFDKAIEAKKKVLKEDFVKDNSQEKVNQIQELADIYIKKNDPKEAVDLLKNAYGIALDKGHTLEAQKSVKKLDSLYAISGNVDASVQLYRDFLGKLPNLVSKDRSLVDNKILEDTEQRISQLEKEKELKDELIRKKNIFNYGLIGALIVLTGLIIFIFRTLKKVQVKNKKIALQSLRREMNPHFIFNSLNSVNHFIATNNELEANQYLTKFSKLMRGVMENSTDDFIPLQQELDLLQNYLALEKTRFADKFDYEIEIDENLNIQSLQVPGMLVQPFLENAIWHGLRYRAEKGFLKLSFEKNERYLKVIVEDNGIGIEESKKQKTQHQKTREGRGMKNTLERIQLLNDLYKKDITCSVKDKENHNGVLVIIQINLA; encoded by the coding sequence GTGAAATTAGTTTTTAACATACTCTTTATTTCAATGTTTGCTGTGGGAAATGTTCTCATGGCACAGGATTCTACAAAAGTTTCCCAAGTCCTGAAATCTGCTGCAAAGTTGAAGAAAGCCGTAGACAAGAATGATGATAAAGGGGCCGCAGATGTATATGTAAACATGGGTTCTGATTATTATAATCAGGGAAACTACGCCAAGAGCGAGGAATATTTTACCAAAGCTAAAGCGCTTTACCAGAAACTTAATGACAAAAAAAACCTGGAATCTGTTACCCGGAAATTAGCACAATCACAGGAAAAACAGAATAAGATAACCCCAGCGCTCAGCAATTACAGTATGGCAGCGCAGATGAGCTATAGTGAAAAAAGTAAGGCTGTCAATGCTAATGATGTTGCAAGGCTTTCTTCTCCTACCCCTGAGCTTAGAGCAGAAGCCATTCAGAGTAATATTAATATAAGCAAAAAAGAAAATGAACAAGCCAATGTAGCGGAAGGATATAGCCAGTTGGCAGATGTAAATATACAACAGAAAGATCTGTATAAAGCGGAAGAAAACCTTAATAATGCATATAAAATTTCAAAGCGGGAAGCTCCACAACAGGCATTGGCTATTAACCAGAAATTAGCTGATCTGTATGTAGAAAATAAGAATTTTGATAAGGCGATTGAAGCTAAAAAGAAAGTTCTTAAGGAGGATTTTGTAAAGGATAATTCTCAGGAAAAAGTGAATCAGATTCAGGAACTGGCTGATATTTATATCAAGAAAAATGATCCTAAAGAGGCGGTTGATCTTTTGAAGAATGCGTATGGAATCGCTTTGGATAAAGGACATACGCTGGAAGCGCAGAAAAGTGTGAAGAAACTGGACAGTTTGTATGCCATCTCAGGAAATGTGGATGCTTCAGTTCAATTGTACAGAGACTTTTTGGGAAAACTCCCCAATCTGGTTTCCAAGGACAGAAGCCTGGTAGATAATAAGATTCTGGAAGATACAGAGCAGAGAATTTCTCAGCTGGAAAAGGAAAAGGAATTGAAAGATGAACTTATCCGTAAGAAAAATATTTTCAATTATGGACTGATAGGAGCTTTAATCGTGCTGACCGGTCTTATTATTTTTATTTTCAGAACCTTGAAGAAAGTTCAGGTCAAAAACAAAAAAATAGCACTTCAGTCGCTTCGGCGGGAAATGAATCCCCACTTTATTTTCAACAGTCTGAATAGTGTCAACCACTTTATTGCCACCAATAACGAACTGGAAGCCAATCAATATCTGACTAAGTTCTCAAAGTTGATGCGTGGAGTGATGGAAAATTCTACCGATGATTTTATTCCTTTACAACAAGAGCTTGATCTTTTGCAGAACTATCTGGCATTGGAAAAAACACGTTTTGCAGATAAATTTGATTATGAAATTGAGATAGATGAAAATCTGAATATCCAAAGCCTGCAGGTTCCCGGAATGCTGGTACAACCGTTCCTTGAAAACGCTATCTGGCACGGACTGCGTTATAGAGCAGAAAAAGGCTTTTTAAAATTAAGCTTTGAGAAAAATGAACGCTACTTAAAGGTCATTGTTGAAGACAACGGAATAGGAATTGAAGAAAGTAAAAAACAGAAAACCCAGCATCAGAAAACCCGCGAAGGAAGAGGTATGAAAAATACTTTAGAGCGAATTCAGCTGCTGAATGATCTGTACAAAAAAGATATAACCTGTTCTGTAAAGGATAAGGAAAATCACAATGGAGTTTTAGTCATTATTCAAATTAATCTGGCATAA
- a CDS encoding PA3715 family protein, which produces MKKNIFLIILMMSQFSGTIAAQDIDSIRLNHILNSLKLDKTKIKEEFCIEKKMPNVEDSYIVVIPVVVNQDKEDYVFTVQNYILITDRNGTIKNKYFDPTELNSDAISLRSFAIDTGLYNISTNIRAFGVKADFVGSSRPNPYASGTLSMYYPEGKTLKKVLDQFEMDSTTGEWDTRCNGEFKDDHSYIIMNTSKTNHFTDLKIKTISVTTINKEVKGECAGKETSKTTYSTLKFKNGKYQ; this is translated from the coding sequence ATGAAAAAAAATATATTTCTAATTATACTGATGATGAGCCAGTTTTCCGGAACTATAGCGGCTCAGGATATTGACAGTATCAGACTGAATCATATTCTTAACAGCCTGAAACTTGACAAAACCAAGATAAAGGAAGAATTCTGTATTGAAAAGAAAATGCCCAATGTTGAAGACTCTTATATTGTGGTTATTCCTGTGGTTGTGAATCAGGACAAAGAAGATTATGTTTTTACAGTTCAGAACTATATTTTAATTACAGACCGTAACGGAACCATAAAGAACAAATATTTCGATCCAACAGAACTGAATTCTGATGCTATAAGCCTAAGAAGTTTTGCTATTGATACTGGTTTATATAATATCAGTACGAACATCCGGGCATTTGGAGTAAAGGCAGATTTTGTAGGAAGTAGCAGGCCCAATCCTTATGCTTCAGGCACGCTTTCAATGTATTATCCGGAAGGGAAGACTCTTAAAAAGGTTCTTGATCAGTTTGAAATGGATTCTACAACAGGAGAATGGGATACCCGATGCAACGGCGAGTTTAAGGATGACCATTCCTATATCATTATGAATACATCCAAAACGAACCATTTTACAGATCTTAAAATTAAGACCATTTCTGTAACCACTATAAACAAAGAAGTGAAAGGAGAATGCGCGGGAAAAGAAACTTCCAAAACAACTTATAGCACACTGAAATTCAAAAACGGAAAATATCAGTAG
- a CDS encoding DUF4386 domain-containing protein — translation MNINNKTARLAGFIYLVVIITGFYSLMYVPSQLIVWEDPELTFHHISSSSLFRLGIASSMLCYIAFGFLPLVLYQLLKETDKNAARLMVIFALISVPISFINLQSKFSVLTLVEGADYLKIFDTQQLQAQMMLLLNNYNKGILIVQIFWGLWLFPLGYLVYRSGFLPKILGVFLMLGCLGYVLNVFGRTTIPHFPDYAISGYITLPASIGEIGMCLWLLIVGVKSKTINNNQN, via the coding sequence ATGAATATCAATAATAAAACAGCCCGATTAGCAGGATTTATTTATCTTGTTGTCATCATAACCGGTTTTTACAGCTTAATGTATGTGCCATCACAATTGATTGTGTGGGAAGATCCGGAACTTACTTTTCATCATATTTCTTCGTCATCCTTATTCAGGTTGGGTATTGCAAGCAGTATGCTTTGCTATATTGCTTTTGGGTTTCTTCCTTTAGTTTTGTATCAGCTGTTGAAAGAAACAGACAAAAATGCAGCAAGGCTGATGGTTATTTTTGCACTTATCAGTGTACCTATTTCTTTTATTAATCTTCAAAGTAAGTTTTCTGTACTTACTCTTGTTGAGGGAGCTGATTATTTAAAAATATTTGATACCCAACAGCTACAGGCTCAGATGATGCTTTTACTGAATAATTATAATAAAGGAATTTTAATTGTTCAGATTTTCTGGGGACTTTGGCTGTTTCCATTAGGATATCTGGTTTATAGGTCCGGATTTTTACCCAAAATTTTAGGAGTTTTTTTAATGTTGGGCTGTTTAGGATATGTTCTCAATGTTTTTGGAAGAACTACGATTCCTCATTTTCCGGATTATGCAATATCAGGGTATATAACATTACCCGCTTCAATAGGGGAAATAGGGATGTGCCTGTGGCTATTGATTGTAGGTGTGAAGAGTAAAACCATTAATAATAATCAAAACTAA
- a CDS encoding DUF6326 family protein, giving the protein MNNSTQLEDIQVNVKIILAGLWTSVTLCYLYGDYFELYTPGKTEGLIDGHNLLNAPLNLLLAAVVLAIPAVMVFLSLILKPVINRILNIVFGIFFTLVMLLIGISSFSEWYLFYIFLAVVECIITILIVMYAWKWKRV; this is encoded by the coding sequence ATGAACAATTCTACCCAACTTGAAGACATCCAGGTAAACGTCAAAATTATACTTGCCGGCCTTTGGACCTCTGTTACATTGTGTTATTTATACGGTGATTACTTTGAACTGTATACTCCGGGAAAAACAGAAGGGCTTATAGATGGCCATAATCTATTGAATGCTCCACTGAATTTGTTATTGGCGGCAGTTGTTTTGGCAATACCTGCGGTTATGGTATTTCTTTCCCTTATTCTGAAACCGGTGATCAACAGAATCCTTAATATTGTTTTCGGAATCTTTTTTACTTTGGTGATGCTCCTTATTGGTATTTCATCCTTTTCAGAATGGTATCTGTTTTATATTTTCCTTGCAGTAGTGGAATGCATTATAACAATTTTGATTGTAATGTATGCCTGGAAATGGAAAAGAGTATGA
- a CDS encoding LytR/AlgR family response regulator transcription factor → MKIKAVIVDDELIAREVLRSYLTKYCPQVEILGEAENIKEAVPLIAEKQPQLVFLDVEMPFGNAFDVLEATKEFAYETIFITAFSQYSLQALNKSASYYILKPIDIQELILAVNKVLESIEKKEELNRNKILLENLKLKPEKQQLILPTLQGFDVVKTEDIVRLQADGNFTQVYLTDGSKKMVCRFLKHFDDLLENPFVRVHRSHIINATFVKSYHKSGTVMLADDTEIEVSGSFKDNFLKVFS, encoded by the coding sequence ATGAAGATCAAAGCTGTAATTGTAGATGATGAACTGATCGCAAGAGAAGTATTGAGAAGCTATCTCACCAAATATTGCCCACAGGTAGAAATTCTTGGTGAAGCGGAAAATATTAAAGAAGCCGTTCCTTTAATTGCAGAGAAACAGCCTCAATTGGTTTTTTTAGATGTAGAAATGCCTTTCGGAAATGCCTTTGACGTATTGGAAGCTACCAAGGAGTTTGCCTATGAAACCATTTTCATTACAGCATTTTCGCAATATTCTTTACAGGCTTTAAATAAATCAGCAAGCTATTATATTTTAAAACCGATTGACATCCAGGAACTTATTTTAGCAGTTAATAAAGTTCTAGAAAGCATAGAGAAAAAAGAAGAGCTCAACCGGAATAAAATTTTGTTGGAGAATTTAAAATTAAAACCTGAAAAACAGCAGCTTATTCTTCCTACTTTACAAGGATTTGATGTAGTAAAAACAGAAGATATTGTAAGGCTTCAGGCAGATGGAAACTTTACTCAGGTGTATCTTACCGATGGTTCAAAGAAAATGGTCTGCCGGTTTTTGAAACATTTTGATGATTTGTTGGAAAACCCTTTTGTAAGAGTTCACCGTTCTCATATTATCAATGCAACATTTGTGAAGTCTTATCATAAAAGTGGAACCGTAATGCTTGCTGATGATACTGAAATTGAGGTTTCAGGAAGTTTTAAAGATAACTTTCTAAAGGTGTTTTCTTAG
- a CDS encoding lipocalin family protein, translating into MKTLHKIILPVSLGALAYMAFHSYSVGIPRGTRAVKNFDVKKYLGRWYEIARFDYRFEKNMDNVTAEYSENPNGSIQVRNKGYDYLKKVWNESIGEAKFVKDPTEARLKVSFFKPIWAGYNVIDIDEDYQYALVAGSSLKYLWILSRTTTIPESIRQRFIEKARKIGYNTDELIWVKHNQ; encoded by the coding sequence ATGAAAACCCTTCATAAAATAATACTACCCGTTTCGTTAGGAGCTTTGGCGTATATGGCTTTTCATTCTTATTCCGTAGGCATTCCGAGAGGAACTCGGGCAGTCAAGAATTTTGATGTTAAAAAATACCTCGGAAGATGGTATGAAATAGCCCGTTTTGATTACAGATTCGAGAAAAATATGGATAACGTTACTGCAGAATATTCAGAGAATCCCAATGGCAGTATTCAGGTGAGAAATAAAGGGTACGATTATCTCAAAAAAGTATGGAATGAGTCTATTGGGGAAGCTAAATTCGTTAAAGATCCCACCGAAGCAAGGCTTAAAGTATCCTTTTTCAAGCCCATTTGGGCAGGTTATAATGTCATTGATATTGATGAAGACTATCAATATGCTCTGGTAGCAGGAAGCAGCTTAAAATACCTCTGGATTCTCTCCCGAACGACAACTATTCCGGAAAGTATCAGGCAACGTTTTATTGAAAAAGCCAGAAAAATTGGTTATAATACTGATGAGCTCATCTGGGTGAAACATAATCAATAA